GCTGTCTTCCTTCCATATGAGAGCTTATCATTTTATCGAGCTTTTTTCTGCCTATGCCTTCTATTTCTAAATATCTATTAGGATTAGTTTCTAGGATTTCTATAGCTTTTATCCCGAATTTATCTGTGATTTTATGTGCCATTTTAAGACCTATGCCTTCTATCGTTCCAGATGCTAGGTAGGCTATGATTCCATCTAGCGAATCTATAGCCATATGAGTGAAGCTCATAACACTAAACTGTCTGCCATATATATCGTGAGTCTTCCACTCTCCACTGACCTGTATATTGTCGAGCTCTCTGACAGATGGCATACAGCCCACCACTGTAACTTCTCCAAGTTCATCGCTGATTAGGTTTGCTATAGTGTAGCCATTTTCATCGTTTTGAAATATTATATCTGAAATTTTTCCTTTTAATTCTATAGGCATAAGCATACACTCCAAATGTATTTTGAATATGATTTATTATAACATATACTATAAGCTCATAATCTTAACAATGTTTCAACAGATACAACTAATCGAATTTAAAAATTATATCGTATTTAAATTTTGAAGAAGCAAAATTTAAATATAAATAACAAAAGGATTAGTATACAGATTTCCCTGAGTACTAATCCTTTATTTTTATAAGCTTTTAAGCTCCATAAACAACTTATAATGGTTTAAATTGCTGAATTTATTATTTATGATATTTTTATAATCCAGCGTCTTTTTTAATGTCGTCTACTTTGTTTAGCTCTTCCCAAGGAAGGCTTACATCTGTTCTTCCAAAATGTCCGTAAGCTGCTGTTTGCTTGAATATCGGTCTTCTTAGTCCTAGGTCTCTAATTATAGCTCCTGGGCGAAGATCAAAGTTTTTAGAAATGATTTCAGAAATCTTTTCCTCAGCGATAACACCTGTTCCAAATGTATCAACTAGTACTGATACCGGTTCAGCTACACCGATTGCATAAGCTAACTGAATCTCGCATTTCTTAGCAAGTCCTGCTGCTACTACGTTTTTCGCAACCCATCTAGCTGCGTATGCTGCAGAGCGGTCTACCTTTGTAGAGTCTTTACCTGAGAAAGCTCCTCCACCGTGTCTAGCGTATCCACCGTAAGTATCTACGATGATTTTTCTTCCTGTAAGTCCAGAATCTCCTTGAGGTCCTCCGATTACGAATCTTCCTGTAGGGTTGATAAGGTACTTAGTGTTTTCATCAAGTAACTTGCTATCTACTATTGGCTTAATTACGTTTTCGATTAAGTCTTTTTCAATTTGCTCTCTAGTTACTTCTGGGTTGTGCTGTGTAGATATTACTATAGTGTCTATTCTTACTGGTTTGTCATCTTCATACTCTACTGTTACTTGAGTTTTTCCATCTGGTCTTAAGTAATCAAGAGTTTTGTCTTTTCTTACATCTGAAAGCCTTTTAGCTAGCTTATGAGCTAGTGAAATAGGAAGTGGCATAAACTCTGGAGTCTCGTCGCAAGCAAAACCAAACATCATACCTTGGTCTCCAGCTCCTACTGCTTCTACTTCATCTTTCATAGTCCCTTCTTTGTGCTCTAGGGCTTCGTCTACACCCATAGCTATGTCTGCACTTTGCTCGTCTATAGCATTAATTACTGCGCACGTTTCGAAGTCAAATCCATATTTTGCTCTATCGTATCCGATTTCTTTAACTGTCTGTCTTACTACTTTTTGGATATCTACGTAT
This is a stretch of genomic DNA from Acetoanaerobium sticklandii. It encodes these proteins:
- the metK gene encoding methionine adenosyltransferase, with the translated sequence MRRLFTSESVTEGHPDKMCDQISDSILDALLVQDPNSRVACETAVTTGLVMVIGEITTNAYVDIQKVVRQTVKEIGYDRAKYGFDFETCAVINAIDEQSADIAMGVDEALEHKEGTMKDEVEAVGAGDQGMMFGFACDETPEFMPLPISLAHKLAKRLSDVRKDKTLDYLRPDGKTQVTVEYEDDKPVRIDTIVISTQHNPEVTREQIEKDLIENVIKPIVDSKLLDENTKYLINPTGRFVIGGPQGDSGLTGRKIIVDTYGGYARHGGGAFSGKDSTKVDRSAAYAARWVAKNVVAAGLAKKCEIQLAYAIGVAEPVSVLVDTFGTGVIAEEKISEIISKNFDLRPGAIIRDLGLRRPIFKQTAAYGHFGRTDVSLPWEELNKVDDIKKDAGL